One part of the Flavobacteriales bacterium genome encodes these proteins:
- a CDS encoding SulP family inorganic anion transporter, translating to MDKKKNGLLANLKYDIPAGIVVFLVAVPLCLGIALASGAPLFSGIIAGMVGGIVVTSFSGSSLGVSGPAAGLAAIVLTAIPALGGFEVFLLAVLLAGVIQFLLGIARAGIIGYYFPSSVIRGMLAGIGVIIFLKQIPHAFGYDADPEGDFAFKQADGETTFTELFNMLDYITPGALIIAGLSLIIMILWEQKFIKRFAFTQWIQGPLVAVIIGIVLNNVFRGMEAFSLTPDHLVSIPVAGGLGEFASLLTFPDFSQWNNPQVYVTAITLAVVASLETLLCVEATDKLDPQKRVTPTNRELRAQGIGNMVSGLIGGLPVTQVIVRSSANIQSGGKSRFSALFHGFLILICVVSIPHILNMIPLASLAAILLVVGYKLAKPSLFKEMYAKGWFEFIPFVVTILGIVFTDLLSGIALGMVVAVFFILMRNYQIPFFFNGDEYSPGDVVVLELSEHVTFLNKAGIQKSFTQLPDGCEVLIDATRTLDIHPDVLEIISDFEENAKSRDIIVRKKGLDHFSNLKPLKRFEAAVVPQSKKTRRSFALKSILS from the coding sequence ATGGATAAGAAGAAAAACGGCCTATTGGCCAATCTCAAATATGATATACCCGCGGGTATAGTTGTTTTCCTAGTTGCAGTCCCGCTATGTTTGGGCATTGCTTTAGCAAGTGGTGCTCCCCTGTTCTCAGGTATCATCGCAGGCATGGTAGGTGGAATTGTTGTCACCTCTTTCAGTGGCTCCTCTTTAGGAGTGAGCGGACCAGCAGCTGGTCTGGCTGCAATCGTACTTACTGCCATTCCTGCTTTGGGTGGTTTCGAAGTATTCCTCCTAGCTGTTCTACTCGCAGGTGTGATACAATTCCTCTTGGGGATTGCAAGGGCCGGTATCATCGGCTACTATTTCCCAAGTTCAGTTATCCGAGGCATGCTCGCAGGTATCGGAGTGATCATCTTCTTGAAACAGATTCCTCATGCATTCGGATACGATGCTGATCCTGAAGGGGATTTCGCCTTCAAACAGGCCGATGGAGAGACCACATTCACTGAATTATTCAATATGCTGGATTACATCACTCCAGGAGCACTTATCATCGCTGGCCTCTCCTTGATCATCATGATCCTCTGGGAGCAGAAATTCATCAAGCGATTTGCCTTCACCCAGTGGATCCAAGGACCTCTGGTTGCGGTGATCATAGGTATCGTCCTGAACAATGTGTTCAGAGGTATGGAAGCATTCTCATTGACACCAGATCACCTGGTATCGATTCCAGTTGCTGGAGGCTTAGGTGAGTTTGCCAGTCTACTGACCTTTCCCGATTTTTCCCAATGGAACAATCCACAGGTCTATGTCACGGCTATCACTCTGGCTGTGGTCGCGAGTCTGGAGACACTACTCTGTGTCGAAGCTACAGACAAACTGGATCCACAAAAACGTGTGACCCCTACCAACCGTGAGCTGAGAGCACAAGGAATCGGTAACATGGTCTCTGGACTGATCGGTGGACTACCTGTCACGCAGGTGATCGTACGGTCGAGTGCCAATATCCAATCTGGTGGTAAATCCAGATTCTCTGCACTCTTCCATGGGTTCTTGATCCTGATTTGTGTGGTGAGTATCCCACATATATTGAATATGATTCCTCTGGCATCTTTAGCGGCCATCCTACTGGTAGTTGGATATAAATTGGCAAAGCCATCACTTTTCAAGGAAATGTATGCCAAAGGGTGGTTCGAGTTCATTCCATTCGTAGTGACTATCCTAGGTATTGTCTTCACCGATCTGCTTTCTGGAATCGCACTGGGAATGGTAGTAGCCGTATTCTTCATCCTGATGAGGAATTATCAGATACCATTCTTCTTCAATGGAGATGAATATTCACCCGGTGATGTAGTGGTATTGGAGCTCTCAGAGCACGTGACCTTTCTGAACAAGGCGGGGATTCAGAAGAGCTTTACCCAGCTACCTGACGGGTGTGAAGTTCTCATCGATGCCACACGGACCCTGGATATCCATCCCGATGTACTGGAGATCATCTCTGATTTCGAGGAAAATGCGAAATCGCGTGATATCATTGTACGCAAGAAAGGACTGGACCACTTCTCTAACTTGAAACCGCTTAAACGCTTTGAAGCGGCAGTAGTACCTCAAAGCAAGAAAACAAGAAGATCATTTGCACTAAAAAGTATCCTATCATGA